In the Candidatus Omnitrophota bacterium genome, GCACACTTATCAGTAAGACAGCGCGAACCTTTTAAGAATAATTTTGTGCCTTCTCTTCTGCAAAGTCTGCACTTTGAACCAGTGTAACGCGCCATATCTATACTCTCCTTCGCTTTTTAGGGCGACATCCATTATGGGGAATAGGAGTTATATCTCGGATTGCCGTAACTGTCAGGCCTGTAGCTTGCAATGCCCTAATTGCTGATTCCCTACCAGAACCTGCGCCTCTAACGCAAACAACAACCTCTCTAAGCCCTAATTCCTTTGCCTTCTTGGCTGCATCTTGAGCAGCGATCTGAGCTGCAAATGGCGTTGATTTTTTGGAACCACTGAAACCAACAACGCCGGGCGAAGACCAGGAAATCACATTTCCGCTCTTGTCAGTAATGGAAATAAGCGTG is a window encoding:
- the rpsK gene encoding 30S ribosomal protein S11; translated protein: MAIKKEKGKKKKLLGVTSGLVFIQATFNNTLISITDKSGNVISWSSPGVVGFSGSKKSTPFAAQIAAQDAAKKAKELGLREVVVCVRGAGSGRESAIRALQATGLTVTAIRDITPIPHNGCRPKKRRRV